From Alloacidobacterium dinghuense:
TTGGTGAGTTGCGTCTCTTTGTAGTTTGCTTCGATCCACACATCACCTTTCACCAGATCGACGACCTGCATCCCCGGCGCTACCAGCTGACCTTCCTGGACATGACGTTCGCCAATCGCTCCTTCAGCAGGCGCGACAATCTTCGTGTAGTCGAGATTGACATTAGCGACAACGATCGCTGCCTCCCTGGCCTGGATTTGGGCTTTGTAAACGGCGTCTTTGACGTCGAGAGCATCGCGCTGACGCTTCTCCGCTTCGAGCGCTGCGCGACTGCTTGTAAGCGCCGCTTGAGCACGATCCAGATCAGCCTGACGGCTGGCTAACATTCCGGAATATCGATCGGCATCAGCGGTTGCTTGTTCCAGCTGTTGATGCGTCGCAGCTTTGGCAGCAAAGAGCGCTTTTTGACGCTTCAACTCTGTCTGCGTTCGCTCAACGTCAGGGCTCACAGCGTCGACGCCAGCTTTGGCAGCGTTCATTGCTGCTGTTGCCTGAATAATGCTTGCTTGAGCGCTCTGTATTTTTGCATCCTGGATTCGTTTGGCCGCCTGATTGTCCTCAAGTTCTGCCTTTGCCCCCGCCAAGGCTGCCTTCGCTTCTGCTAATGCCGCGTTATAGTCGTCGTCGTCGAGTTCAACCAGAATCTGACCCGGCTTCACCGCCTCATAATCATTGACGCTGACTTTCCGAACAGTACCCGAGATGCGAG
This genomic window contains:
- a CDS encoding HlyD family secretion protein, coding for MSKRAVIVPIVTLGTAAALLFTIQGCWTSWEGGHADQRTDDAYVRADMAPLSTRISGTVRKVSVNDYEAVKPGQILVELDDDDYNAALAEAKAALAGAKAELEDNQAAKRIQDAKIQSAQASIIQATAAMNAAKAGVDAVSPDVERTQTELKRQKALFAAKAATHQQLEQATADADRYSGMLASRQADLDRAQAALTSSRAALEAEKRQRDALDVKDAVYKAQIQAREAAIVVANVNLDYTKIVAPAEGAIGERHVQEGQLVAPGMQVVDLVKGDVWIEANYKETQLTNIRKGDRADVRIDTFPGVVLHGSVAEISPASGSQFALLPPDNATGNFTKVVQRIPVKIVLDPGHPLHNQLRPGFSAVVTIHASGKKEKTEGSQS